The sequence below is a genomic window from Acropora palmata chromosome 5, jaAcrPala1.3, whole genome shotgun sequence.
acgagcttatggaaatctcggtaatgcttacaagtcactgggtgactatcaaaaagccatcgagtatcatgaaaaagatttgaaaattgcaaaagaaatcggtgatcgggccggagaaggaggagcttatggaaatctcggtaatgcttacaagtcactgggtgactatcaaaaagccatcaagtatcatgaaaaatgtttgaaaattgcaaaagaaatcggtgatcgggctggagaaggacgagcttatggaaatctcggtaatgcttacaagtcactgggtgactatcaaaaagccatcgagtatcatgaaaaagatttgaaaattgcaaaagaaatccgtgatcgggccggagaaggacgagcttatggaaatctcggtaatgcttaccagtcactgggtgactatcaaaaagccatagagtatcatgaaaaagatttcaaaattgcaaaagaaatcggtgatcgggccggagaaggacgagcttatggaaatctcggtaatgcgtaccagtcactgggtgactatcaaaaagccatcaagtatcatgaaaaatgtttgaaaattgcaaaagaaatcggtgatcgggccggagaaggacgagcttatggaaatctcggtaatgcttacaagtcactgggtgactatcaaaaagccatcaagTATCATGAAagatgtttgaaaattgcaaaagaaatcggtgatcggaccggagaaggaggagcttatggaaatctcggtaatgcttacaggtcactgggtgactatcaaaaagccatcaagtatcatgaaaaatgtttgaaaattgcaaaagaaatcggtgatcgggccggagaaggacgagcttatggaaatctcggtaatgcttaccagtcactaggtgactgtcaaaaagccatcgagtatcatgaaaaacatttgaaaattgcaaaagaaatcggtgatcggaccggagaaggaggagcttatggaaatctcggtaatgcttaccagtcactgggtgactatcaaaaagccatcaagtatcatgaaaaatgtttgaaaattgcaaaagaaatgggtgatcgggccggagaaggacgagcttatggaaatctcggtaatgcttaccagtcactgggtgactatcaaaaagccatcaagtatcatgaaaaatgtttgaaaattgcaaaagaaatcggtgatcgggccggagaaggaagagcttatggaaatctcggtaatgcttacaagtcactgggtgactatcaaaaagccatcaagtatcatgaaaaatgtttgaaaattgcaaaagaagtcggtgatcgggccggagaaggaggagcttatggaaatctcggtaatgcttaccagtcactgggtgactatcaaaaagccatcgagtatcatgaaaaagatttcaaaattgcaaaagaaatcggtgatcggaccggagaaggaggagcttatggaaatctcggtaatgcttaccagtcactgggtgactatcaaaaagccatcgagtattatgaaaaagatttgaaaattgcaaaagaaatcggtgatcgggccggagaaggacgagcttatggaaatctcggtaatgcttacaagtcactgggtgactatcaaaaagccatcgagtatcatgaaaaagatttgaaaattgcaaaagaaatcggtgatcgggccggagaaggaggagcttatggaaatctcggtaatgcttaccagtcactgggtgactatcaaaaagccatcgagtatcatgaaaagtgtttgaaaattgcaaaagaaatcggtgatcgggctggagaagggcGAGCTTTTCACAACATTGGAATTCGATTCTTTTCTCTTGGACAATTCGAAAATGCGGCAGATAGTTTTGGTTACGCTGTGGAAGCCTTTGATGCTGTAAGATCTTGCTTAAAGTCTAAAGAtgtttggaaaataaactttcgtgAGCTGTACGAGACGACGAACACTTTCTTATGGAAGTCGTTGCTAGGACTTGAAAAGTTGGAGGAGGCTTTGTTTGCAGCTGAACGGGGACGAGCGCAGACCTTGACTGATAATTTGCTGACTCAATATAAACTCCCTCCGTCCTTGTTAGCTCCCACAGTTCACCTGAAAGAGACTTTACCTCGCCTCTTGACAGAGCTTTCTTCGCCAACTCTTTTTCTAGCAATTGAAGGACTTACGATCAACATATGGCTTCTAAGCAGGGGAAAGCAAGTTACCTTTCGGAAAGGGAGGCTGGAGGGTGATAGAAGAGACAAATATCCTGTACGCTCGTTAATGCAATCATGTTTAGAAAAAATAGGAACCGATGTTCGTGTAAGATGTGAAGATCGCACATTTGATGAACTCACCCATGATTGCCCGTTTAGCAGAGAAGTGTgcgaagaagaaaagaaatcatttcagTCTTTAGACAATCCTTTTAAGGTTTTTTATGATGCAGTTGTTGGCCCAATTGTTGACATGCTTGGACCTCAAGACGACGAGATGGTCATTGTTCCTAATGGTGCGCTGTGCTTTACTCCATGGGCCGCAGTTATTGAATCGGTTAGGATTCGCACTGTTCCATCTcttacaagttatcaattgatcttaaATGTACCCGAAGGCCATCACAACAAGACAGGTGCGCTCTTGGTCGGAAATCCTtgcttgaaagatttgaagg
It includes:
- the LOC141882151 gene encoding uncharacterized protein LOC141882151: MSDKDGHDKVYKAIKYHEKHLKIAKENGDWAGEGGAYGNLGNAYQSLGDYQKAIEYHEKCLKIAKEIGDRAVEGKAYGNLGNAYQSMGDYKKAIEYHEKHLKIAIEIGDRAGEGGAYGNLGNAYVSLGDYQKAIEYNEKHLKIAKEIGDRAGEGGAYGNLGNAYVSLGDYQKAIEYHEERLKIAKEIGDRAGEGRAYGNLGNAYQSLGDYQKAIEYHEKHLKIVTEIGDRAGEGGAYGNLGNAYKSLGDYQKAIKYHEKCLKIAKEIGDRAGEGRAYGNLGNAYDSLGDYQKAIEYHEKDLKIAKEIGDRAGEGGAYGNLGNAYDSLGDYQKAIEYHEKRLKIAKEIGDRTGEGGAYGNLGNAYDSLGDYQKAIEYHEEHLKIAIEIGDRAGEGGAYGNLGNAYQSLGDYQKAIEYHKKHLKIAKEIGDRAGEGGAYGNLGNAYKSLGDYQKAIEYHEKDLKIAKEIGDRAGEGRAYGNLGNAYKSLGDYQKAIEYHEKDLKIAKEIGDRAGEGGAYGNLGNAYKSLGDYQKAIKYHEKCLKIAKEIGDRAGEGRAYGNLGNAYKSLGDYQKAIEYHEKDLKIAKEIRDRAGEGRAYGNLGNAYQSLGDYQKAIEYHEKDFKIAKEIGDRAGEGRAYGNLGNAYQSLGDYQKAIKYHEKCLKIAKEIGDRAGEGRAYGNLGNAYKSLGDYQKAIKYHERCLKIAKEIGDRTGEGGAYGNLGNAYRSLGDYQKAIKYHEKCLKIAKEIGDRAGEGRAYGNLGNAYQSLGDCQKAIEYHEKHLKIAKEIGDRTGEGGAYGNLGNAYQSLGDYQKAIKYHEKCLKIAKEMGDRAGEGRAYGNLGNAYQSLGDYQKAIKYHEKCLKIAKEIGDRAGEGRAYGNLGNAYKSLGDYQKAIKYHEKCLKIAKEVGDRAGEGGAYGNLGNAYQSLGDYQKAIEYHEKDFKIAKEIGDRTGEGGAYGNLGNAYQSLGDYQKAIEYYEKDLKIAKEIGDRAGEGRAYGNLGNAYKSLGDYQKAIEYHEKDLKIAKEIGDRAGEGGAYGNLGNAYQSLGDYQKAIEYHEKCLKIAKEIGDRAGEGRAFHNIGIRFFSLGQFENAADSFGYAVEAFDAVRSCLKSKDVWKINFRELYETTNTFLWKSLLGLEKLEEALFAAERGRAQTLTDNLLTQYKLPPSLLAPTVHLKETLPRLLTELSSPTLFLAIEGLTINIWLLSRGKQVTFRKGRLEGDRRDKYPVRSLMQSCLEKIGTDVRVRCEDRTFDELTHDCPFSREVCEEEKKSFQSLDNPFKVFYDAVVGPIVDMLGPQDDEMVIVPNGALCFTPWAAVIESVRIRTVPSLTSYQLILNVPEGHHNKTGALLVGNPCLKDLKGVWHDLPCAQKEVESIASILNTTPLVGRQATKAEVMKQMSSVGLIHIAAHGNELTGEIALSPNPGWTSQFPQKKDFILKMSDVQAANLRARLVVLSCCHSGRGRILKGEGVVGIARAFLAAGARSVLVALWAIDDEATMVFMKSFYQHLKEGKPASVAVHQSIKCLRESKKFSEMRYWAPFQIIGDDVKIEFKVDDNVKE